The Dokdonella koreensis DS-123 genome has a segment encoding these proteins:
- a CDS encoding delta-60 repeat domain-containing protein → MTARISLRLAALLGTCLLALSATPVAAQLRESRFAPEPNGPVHAMAEQADGKLLIGGNFTAIGGVARTALARLHADGRVDTGFDARIAAGSVAAIVVEPGGRIVIGGTFTQVAGSPRQRLARLGTDGVLDPGFNPGADGAVEALLRQANGRLLVGGSFSSVGGLPQARLARLDAGGRVDASFATTVSGVHVDQLAAQPDGKILIGGLFSTVAGQLREHVARLDANGRLDPGFRADIDGVVSAFAPLPGGLLYIGGTFSRVNGVDRARLARLRADGTADPSFTVGANNTVTALALAPDGQLWIGGMFTLLGNQLRTRLARLDISGGLDMDFLPAADATVGQLLIQPDGRVVLGGAFTKINGLPRARLARMDPVGTPDDDFVIAANEGIGFIDTLAVHADGLIAVGGTFESIGGEMRWNLAWLTSFGRTAFGLSPAPNQVVSSLVVAADDRVTVGGAFSQIAGQTCDGLTRLGAGALPDAGFGGCAVRSGTVTGQVPLAGGDWLIVGDFTSVAGQPRAGIARLTEVGTLIAGFAPGADGWVARAIEQADGRLVLAGEFTALAGQPRRFIGRLLPNGQSDASFAVVVDAAIQSLVQQPDGKLLIGGGFTTVDGVSAPGIARLHADGTRDATFDAELDFGDAASIELQTDGGLVLGGLFVVDDALRGVVRLHADGSRDAAFSIPIAAPSTALALQGDGRLLVAGLLADGGGAGHGVVRYSLADAAVQRLETQGRTVRWRRSGTSPELAAPPKLFVSANGITYVPAGTMQRVGDAWEASGLQATPGQSFWLRAEGRVSSAGGSSMSVVRSTLRTALVDRIFEDRFE, encoded by the coding sequence ATGACCGCTCGCATCTCGCTTCGTCTGGCCGCCTTGCTGGGCACCTGTCTGCTCGCGCTGAGTGCGACACCGGTCGCCGCACAGCTACGCGAGAGCCGCTTCGCGCCCGAGCCGAACGGCCCGGTGCACGCGATGGCCGAACAGGCGGACGGCAAGCTGCTGATCGGCGGCAACTTCACCGCGATCGGCGGCGTCGCGCGTACCGCATTGGCACGCCTGCATGCCGACGGCCGCGTCGATACCGGCTTCGACGCGCGGATCGCGGCCGGTTCGGTCGCCGCGATCGTGGTGGAGCCGGGCGGGCGCATCGTCATCGGCGGCACGTTCACGCAGGTAGCGGGCAGCCCACGCCAGCGCCTGGCGCGGCTCGGCACCGACGGCGTGCTCGACCCCGGCTTCAACCCGGGCGCCGACGGCGCGGTCGAAGCGCTCCTGCGCCAGGCCAATGGCCGCCTGCTGGTCGGCGGCAGCTTTTCCAGCGTCGGCGGCCTGCCGCAGGCGCGCCTGGCACGGCTCGACGCCGGCGGCCGCGTCGACGCATCGTTCGCGACCACGGTCAGCGGCGTCCACGTCGATCAGCTCGCCGCGCAGCCGGATGGGAAGATCCTGATCGGTGGCTTGTTCAGCACGGTCGCCGGCCAGCTGCGCGAACACGTCGCGCGGCTCGACGCCAACGGCCGGCTCGATCCGGGCTTCCGTGCCGACATCGACGGTGTGGTCTCGGCCTTCGCGCCGCTGCCGGGTGGTCTGCTCTACATCGGCGGTACGTTCTCACGCGTCAACGGCGTGGACCGCGCACGCCTGGCGCGCCTGCGCGCCGACGGCACGGCCGATCCGAGCTTCACGGTCGGCGCGAACAATACGGTCACCGCGCTGGCGCTGGCACCGGACGGCCAGCTGTGGATCGGCGGCATGTTCACGTTGCTCGGCAACCAGCTGCGCACGCGGCTGGCGCGCCTCGACATCAGCGGCGGTCTGGATATGGATTTCCTGCCGGCCGCCGATGCCACGGTCGGGCAGCTGCTGATCCAGCCCGACGGCCGCGTGGTCCTCGGCGGCGCCTTCACCAAGATCAACGGGCTGCCGCGCGCGCGGTTGGCGCGGATGGATCCGGTCGGCACGCCCGACGATGATTTCGTGATCGCCGCCAACGAAGGCATCGGCTTCATCGACACGCTGGCGGTGCATGCCGATGGTCTCATCGCCGTCGGCGGCACCTTCGAGTCGATCGGTGGCGAGATGCGCTGGAACCTGGCGTGGCTGACCTCGTTCGGCAGGACCGCCTTCGGCTTGAGTCCCGCGCCGAATCAGGTCGTGTCGAGTCTGGTCGTCGCCGCCGACGATCGCGTGACCGTCGGCGGCGCCTTCTCGCAGATCGCCGGCCAGACCTGTGACGGCCTGACCCGGCTCGGCGCCGGTGCCCTGCCGGATGCCGGATTCGGCGGTTGCGCAGTACGCTCGGGCACGGTGACCGGTCAGGTTCCGCTGGCCGGGGGCGACTGGCTGATCGTCGGCGACTTCACCTCGGTGGCCGGTCAGCCGCGTGCCGGCATCGCGCGGCTGACCGAGGTCGGCACGCTGATCGCCGGTTTCGCGCCGGGCGCCGACGGCTGGGTCGCGCGCGCGATCGAGCAGGCCGACGGGCGCCTGGTACTGGCCGGCGAGTTCACGGCTCTGGCGGGCCAGCCGCGCCGTTTCATCGGCCGCCTGCTGCCGAACGGACAGTCCGATGCGAGCTTCGCCGTCGTCGTCGACGCCGCGATCCAGTCGCTGGTCCAGCAGCCCGACGGCAAGCTGCTGATCGGCGGCGGCTTCACGACGGTCGACGGTGTATCCGCGCCCGGCATCGCACGCTTGCATGCGGATGGTACGCGCGATGCCACGTTCGACGCCGAGCTGGACTTCGGCGACGCCGCGAGCATCGAGCTGCAGACCGACGGGGGCCTGGTCCTCGGCGGCCTGTTCGTGGTCGACGACGCGCTGCGCGGCGTCGTGCGCCTGCACGCCGACGGCTCGCGCGATGCAGCGTTCTCGATACCGATAGCGGCCCCGTCGACGGCGCTCGCGCTGCAGGGCGACGGCCGGCTGCTGGTCGCCGGCCTGCTCGCCGACGGCGGCGGCGCCGGCCACGGCGTGGTCCGCTACAGCCTGGCCGACGCGGCCGTGCAGCGGCTCGAGACGCAGGGCCGCACCGTGCGCTGGCGCCGTTCCGGGACAAGCCCGGAACTGGCGGCGCCGCCGAAGCTGTTCGTCTCGGCCAACGGCATCACCTACGTACCGGCTGGGACGATGCAGCGCGTCGGCGACGCCTGGGAGGCCAGCGGGTTGCAGGCCACGCCGGGCCAGTCGTTCTGGTTGCGCGCCGAGGGGCGCGTCAGCAGTGCGGGCGGCTCGTCGATGAGCGTGGTCCGCTCGACGCTGCGCACAGCCCTGGTCGACCGGATCTTCGAGGACCGCTTCGAGTAG
- a CDS encoding delta-60 repeat domain-containing protein, which produces MNVPRPLAHVLAALAAAVALAAPPAGAQVVGFKPNPNGEVRTAVQLADGRVLIGGDFTVVDGIAAIGLARLHADGRIDTTFAAGIDSGRVHAIVVEPDGRLVIGGSFTSIGGVARGRIARLGADGALDPAFAPQADDVVRTIHRQADGRLLIGGHFTRIDGVPQGRLARLTTAGMRDASFTTAADGFVFAAVPQPDGALVIGGAFERVDGQPHRFLARLRPDGRRDAAFDTQADGSVQALAVTAEGLIYAGGAFTTIDGLARRHLARLRADGLVDPAFRRDADSSVLTLALQADGRLLLGGSFGQVDGQARTRLARLAVDGSVEADFRPQPGNNVTLLAEFADGQLLVGGPFGQFGVWTRSRLARLYPAGVLDDDFAVAIDQGTFAIAPLPDRRLLVSGPRRYAGQQIGSPVRIGVDGTPDLAYAPNIENAVVSAVVDAAATRILGSFEVIAGQDCRRLARLRDNGSLDVNFSGCALGGDVATGVPLADGGLLAGGSFTEASGHPRRDLARFAANGGLIGGFAPQADGAVVTAAEQPDGRLVIGGFFDTIDGQPRSGLARVLADGTLDAAFAPQVGDGAVTTLVAAPDGALIVAGDFLRIDGQPRPTLARLRADGSLDAGFVPAIAEGYVASVALQADGRLAVAGRLVLAGQSRAIDVVVLRADGSVDPGFVAGTPSAESNAVAIQADGKLAFDVFGGDGSRRLARAGQRTAALQRLGVEGGVVRWRRGGASPELSGPPQLSISTSGASYATLGPMQRVAGGWMLPGFRAPVGQPYFLRVQGRTSGGVGNGAAGLVETTVRLFRPERIVRHDFD; this is translated from the coding sequence ATGAACGTTCCCCGCCCCCTCGCCCACGTGCTGGCGGCCCTGGCCGCCGCGGTCGCGCTCGCCGCGCCGCCGGCCGGCGCCCAGGTCGTCGGCTTCAAGCCGAACCCGAACGGCGAGGTCCGTACCGCCGTACAGCTGGCCGACGGCCGCGTGCTGATCGGCGGCGATTTCACGGTCGTCGACGGCATCGCCGCGATCGGCCTGGCACGCCTGCACGCCGACGGCCGCATCGACACGACGTTCGCGGCCGGCATTGATTCCGGACGCGTCCATGCGATCGTGGTGGAGCCCGACGGCCGGCTGGTGATCGGCGGCAGCTTCACGTCGATCGGCGGGGTCGCGCGCGGTCGTATCGCGCGGCTCGGCGCCGACGGTGCGCTCGATCCGGCGTTCGCGCCGCAGGCGGACGACGTGGTCCGTACGATCCACCGCCAGGCCGACGGGCGGCTGCTGATCGGCGGCCACTTCACCCGCATCGACGGCGTGCCGCAGGGGCGCCTGGCGCGCCTGACCACGGCCGGCATGCGCGATGCGAGCTTCACGACGGCTGCCGACGGCTTCGTCTTCGCGGCCGTCCCTCAACCGGATGGCGCGCTGGTGATCGGCGGCGCGTTCGAGCGCGTGGACGGGCAGCCGCACCGGTTCCTGGCGCGGCTGCGCCCGGATGGCCGGCGTGACGCGGCGTTCGACACGCAGGCCGACGGCAGCGTGCAGGCACTGGCCGTCACCGCCGAAGGCCTGATCTATGCCGGCGGCGCGTTCACCACGATCGACGGCCTCGCGCGGCGGCACCTGGCGCGACTGCGCGCGGACGGTTTGGTCGACCCGGCCTTTCGCCGCGACGCCGACAGCAGTGTGCTGACGCTGGCGCTGCAAGCCGATGGCCGCCTGCTGCTCGGCGGCAGCTTCGGCCAGGTCGACGGCCAGGCGCGTACGCGCCTGGCCCGGCTCGCCGTCGACGGCAGCGTGGAGGCCGATTTCCGTCCGCAACCCGGCAACAACGTGACGCTGCTGGCCGAGTTCGCCGACGGCCAATTGCTGGTCGGCGGGCCGTTCGGGCAGTTCGGCGTCTGGACGCGATCGCGCCTGGCGCGCCTGTATCCGGCCGGTGTGCTCGACGACGACTTCGCCGTCGCGATCGATCAGGGCACGTTCGCGATCGCGCCGCTGCCGGACCGCCGCCTGCTGGTCAGCGGACCGCGCCGCTACGCCGGCCAGCAGATCGGTTCGCCGGTGCGGATCGGCGTGGACGGCACGCCTGATCTGGCCTACGCACCGAACATCGAGAATGCCGTGGTCAGTGCGGTCGTCGATGCCGCCGCCACGCGCATCCTCGGCAGCTTCGAGGTGATCGCCGGGCAGGACTGCCGGCGCCTGGCGCGGCTGCGCGACAACGGCAGCCTCGACGTCAACTTCAGCGGCTGCGCGCTCGGCGGCGATGTCGCGACCGGCGTGCCGCTCGCCGACGGCGGCCTGCTCGCCGGCGGCAGCTTCACCGAGGCATCCGGCCATCCACGCCGCGACCTGGCGCGGTTCGCCGCCAACGGCGGCCTGATCGGCGGTTTCGCGCCACAGGCCGACGGCGCGGTGGTCACGGCCGCCGAACAGCCGGACGGCCGCCTGGTCATCGGCGGCTTCTTCGACACGATCGACGGCCAGCCGCGCAGCGGGCTGGCGCGTGTGCTCGCGGACGGCACGCTCGATGCCGCGTTCGCGCCGCAGGTCGGCGACGGCGCGGTGACCACGCTCGTCGCGGCACCCGACGGCGCGTTGATCGTGGCCGGCGATTTCCTGCGCATCGACGGTCAGCCGCGCCCGACGCTGGCGCGGTTGCGCGCCGACGGCAGCCTGGACGCCGGTTTCGTGCCGGCGATCGCCGAAGGCTACGTCGCCTCGGTCGCGCTGCAGGCCGACGGCCGGCTCGCGGTCGCCGGACGCCTCGTGCTGGCCGGACAGAGCCGCGCGATCGACGTCGTGGTGCTGCGCGCTGACGGCAGCGTCGATCCGGGCTTCGTCGCGGGCACGCCGTCCGCCGAGTCCAACGCGGTGGCGATCCAGGCCGACGGCAAGCTCGCGTTCGACGTCTTCGGCGGCGACGGCTCACGGCGGTTGGCGCGTGCCGGCCAGCGCACGGCGGCACTGCAGCGGCTCGGCGTCGAGGGCGGCGTCGTGCGTTGGCGGCGCGGCGGTGCGAGCCCGGAGCTGAGCGGACCGCCGCAACTGTCGATCTCGACCAGCGGCGCCAGCTACGCCACGCTCGGCCCGATGCAGCGCGTGGCCGGCGGCTGGATGCTGCCGGGTTTCCGGGCGCCGGTCGGTCAGCCGTACTTCCTGCGCGTGCAGGGCCGCACCAGCGGTGGTGTCGGCAACGGCGCGGCCGGCCTGGTCGAGACCACGGTGCGGCTGTTCCGGCCCGAGCGCATCGTCCGCCACGACTTCGACTGA
- a CDS encoding extensin family protein codes for MKAGRRPLRGLLLALAVAIAALAYALGQGHLRIEDRWKPWTPLRIDDRPNLLTPLKLRRLAHDAPLCRAVLATTGFRYTALPDRETGPGCGFDNAVQIRATGVAVGAPFSLSCRAAVSLALWERHSLQPEARARLGQPVARIEHFGSYACRNVYGRPDARRSRHATADAFDVAGFVLADGRRIRVRGDWDGDSAEARFLHAVHRGACRWFDTVLGPDYNAAHADHLHLDRGRFGLCR; via the coding sequence ATGAAGGCCGGCCGCCGGCCGCTGCGCGGGCTGCTGCTGGCCCTGGCCGTCGCGATCGCGGCCCTGGCCTATGCGCTCGGGCAGGGGCACCTGCGCATCGAGGACCGCTGGAAGCCTTGGACGCCGCTGCGCATCGACGACCGGCCGAACCTGCTGACGCCGCTCAAGCTGCGCCGCCTCGCACACGACGCACCGCTGTGCCGCGCGGTGCTGGCGACTACCGGCTTTCGCTACACCGCCCTGCCCGACCGCGAGACCGGTCCCGGCTGCGGCTTCGACAACGCCGTGCAGATCCGCGCCACCGGCGTCGCCGTCGGCGCACCGTTCTCGCTGAGCTGCCGCGCCGCGGTGTCGCTGGCACTGTGGGAGCGCCACAGCCTGCAGCCCGAGGCCCGCGCGCGTCTCGGCCAGCCGGTCGCCCGCATCGAGCACTTCGGCAGCTACGCTTGCCGCAACGTCTACGGCCGGCCCGACGCGCGCCGCAGCCGCCATGCCACCGCCGACGCGTTCGACGTCGCCGGCTTCGTGCTCGCCGACGGCCGGCGCATCCGCGTACGCGGCGACTGGGACGGTGACTCGGCCGAGGCCCGGTTCCTGCACGCGGTCCATCGCGGCGCCTGCCGCTGGTTCGATACCGTGCTCGGGCCCGACTACAACGCGGCCCATGCCGATCACCTGCACCTGGACCGCGGCCGCTTCGGGCTGTGCCGCTGA
- a CDS encoding AI-2E family transporter: MDPTIEPIPEARQPVAAPAARAARQAQLDLGVRIHRQLGLLVAGGILYTCYFASELILPILLAAFFALLLNPLMKRLAQRWLPRWIAALALITLFIGVLGGIGNALYPAAAEWVGQAPQVLREAMPRIKALTRPFQEASKVTASLGEIAGDDEARRSRVVLQAPARANLLAATPRALASVLAVVLLTYFFLLYGDTLLRRVLLLRPTWAAKRLTVDIVRSIQNDVSRYFLTVCSTSIALGVATAGLLWALGVDTPLLWGAVAALLNLTPYVGPLVMAAVLALVGLAQFPALGAALLPAAGYLGLHTLESQVATPLVLGRTVNLNPLAIIVWLMLWGWLWGILGLLLAVPMLVCLKIVCSRVESLQEIAVLLEK; encoded by the coding sequence ATGGATCCGACGATCGAGCCGATTCCCGAAGCCCGGCAGCCTGTCGCCGCACCGGCCGCCCGTGCGGCGCGCCAGGCGCAGCTCGACCTTGGGGTGCGCATCCACCGCCAGCTCGGCCTGCTGGTCGCCGGCGGCATCCTCTACACCTGCTATTTCGCCAGCGAGCTGATCCTGCCGATCCTGCTGGCGGCGTTCTTCGCGCTGCTGCTGAATCCGCTGATGAAGCGCCTGGCGCAGCGCTGGCTGCCGCGCTGGATCGCCGCGCTGGCGCTGATCACGCTGTTCATCGGCGTGCTCGGCGGCATCGGCAATGCGCTGTACCCGGCCGCGGCCGAATGGGTCGGGCAGGCGCCGCAGGTGCTGCGCGAGGCGATGCCGCGGATCAAGGCGCTGACCCGCCCGTTCCAGGAGGCGAGCAAGGTGACCGCCTCGCTCGGCGAGATCGCCGGCGACGACGAGGCGCGCCGGTCGCGCGTGGTCCTGCAGGCGCCGGCGCGGGCCAACCTGCTGGCGGCCACGCCGCGGGCACTGGCCAGCGTGCTGGCGGTGGTGCTGCTGACGTACTTCTTCCTGCTGTACGGCGACACCCTGCTGCGCCGGGTGCTGCTGCTGCGCCCGACCTGGGCGGCCAAGCGATTGACCGTGGACATCGTGCGCTCGATCCAGAACGACGTCTCGCGCTATTTCCTGACGGTCTGCTCGACCAGCATCGCGCTCGGCGTGGCGACCGCCGGCCTGCTGTGGGCGCTGGGCGTCGATACGCCCTTGCTGTGGGGCGCGGTGGCCGCGCTGCTGAACCTGACGCCCTACGTCGGCCCGCTGGTGATGGCGGCGGTGCTGGCGCTGGTCGGGCTGGCGCAGTTCCCGGCGCTCGGTGCCGCGCTGCTGCCGGCCGCCGGCTACCTCGGCCTCCACACGCTGGAAAGCCAGGTCGCCACGCCGCTGGTGCTCGGGCGCACGGTCAACCTCAATCCGCTGGCGATCATCGTCTGGCTGATGCTGTGGGGCTGGCTGTGGGGCATCCTCGGCCTGCTGCTGGCGGTGCCGATGCTGGTGTGCCTGAAGATCGTCTGCAGCCGCGTGGAGAGCCTCCAGGAGATCGCCGTGCTGCTGGAGAAGTGA
- a CDS encoding monovalent cation:proton antiporter-2 (CPA2) family protein codes for MAAETSGSELVNVVALLGAAVVMVPIFRRIGLGSVLGYLAAGLLIGPFGLGWFSDPQAILHVAELGVVMFLFVIGLEMRPSHLWSLRQEIFGLGSLQIAVCTMALTGVGLAFGFPLPVSFIGAAGFVLTSTAIVMQLLGERGDIALPNGQKIVSILLFEDLLIVPLLALVAFISPDMREQAADSRWLSVGIGVAALAGLIAAGIWLLNPLFRILAAAKAREVMTAAALLVVLGAALLMQVGGLSMAMGAFLAGVLLSESTFRHQLEADIEPFRGILLGLFFLAVGMSLDLAVVARNWPLIVSGVLAMMLVKALCIYVVARVMRSSHAEALDRAVLMAQGGEFAFVLFAAASAAHVIDATVNANLTAIVVLSMALTPLFVILIRPLIPKKVESMDGIDVAENLSGTVLVIGFGRFGQVMSQCLLARGCEVTIIDTDVEMIRSAADFGFIVYYGDGTRLDVLRASGAPTARAIAVCVDNKESASLICELVREEFPHASVLVRAYDREHAAKLVAAGADFQIRETFESALRFGEAALRALGVEAEEAAETAAEVRRRDAERFELEVAAGDVRAGRSMMLGNAPRPVPTPFTAPRREARPLTAETAAVTRETAEEAQ; via the coding sequence ATGGCGGCAGAGACTTCGGGTAGCGAGCTGGTCAACGTGGTCGCGCTGCTCGGCGCGGCCGTCGTCATGGTGCCGATCTTCCGGCGCATCGGCCTGGGCTCGGTGCTCGGCTACCTCGCGGCGGGCCTGCTGATCGGCCCGTTCGGCCTGGGTTGGTTCTCCGATCCGCAGGCGATCCTGCACGTGGCCGAACTGGGCGTGGTGATGTTCCTGTTCGTGATCGGCCTGGAGATGCGGCCTTCGCACCTGTGGAGCCTGCGCCAGGAGATCTTCGGCCTGGGCAGCCTGCAGATCGCGGTCTGCACGATGGCCCTGACCGGCGTGGGCCTGGCGTTCGGCTTCCCGCTGCCGGTGTCGTTCATCGGCGCCGCCGGCTTCGTGCTGACCTCGACCGCGATCGTGATGCAGCTGCTCGGCGAGCGCGGCGACATCGCGCTGCCGAACGGCCAGAAGATCGTCTCGATCCTGCTGTTCGAGGACCTGCTGATCGTGCCGCTGCTGGCCCTGGTCGCGTTCATCTCGCCGGACATGCGCGAGCAGGCGGCCGATTCGCGCTGGCTCAGCGTCGGCATCGGCGTGGCGGCGCTGGCCGGGCTGATCGCCGCCGGCATCTGGCTGCTCAACCCGCTGTTCCGGATCCTGGCGGCGGCCAAGGCGCGCGAGGTCATGACCGCCGCCGCGCTGCTGGTGGTGCTCGGCGCGGCGCTGCTGATGCAGGTGGGCGGCCTTTCGATGGCGATGGGCGCCTTCCTGGCCGGTGTGCTGCTGTCCGAATCGACGTTCCGTCACCAGCTGGAGGCCGACATCGAACCGTTCCGCGGCATCCTGCTCGGCCTGTTCTTCCTCGCCGTCGGCATGTCGCTGGACCTGGCCGTGGTCGCGCGCAACTGGCCGCTGATCGTGTCCGGCGTGCTGGCGATGATGCTGGTCAAGGCGCTGTGCATCTACGTCGTGGCGCGGGTGATGCGCAGCAGCCATGCCGAGGCGCTGGACCGGGCGGTGCTGATGGCGCAGGGCGGCGAGTTCGCGTTCGTGCTGTTCGCGGCGGCGTCCGCCGCGCACGTGATCGACGCGACCGTCAACGCCAACCTGACCGCGATCGTCGTGCTGTCGATGGCGCTGACGCCGCTGTTCGTGATCCTGATCCGTCCGCTGATTCCCAAGAAGGTGGAGTCGATGGACGGCATCGACGTCGCCGAGAACCTCTCCGGCACGGTGCTGGTCATCGGCTTCGGGCGCTTCGGCCAGGTCATGAGCCAATGCCTGCTGGCGCGCGGCTGCGAGGTCACGATCATCGACACCGACGTGGAGATGATCCGCAGCGCGGCCGACTTCGGCTTCATCGTCTACTACGGCGACGGCACGCGGCTGGACGTGCTGCGCGCGTCCGGCGCGCCGACCGCGCGTGCGATCGCGGTCTGCGTCGACAACAAGGAATCGGCCTCGCTGATCTGCGAGCTGGTGCGCGAGGAGTTCCCGCACGCCAGCGTGCTGGTGCGCGCCTACGACCGCGAGCACGCGGCCAAGCTGGTCGCCGCGGGTGCCGACTTCCAGATCCGCGAGACCTTCGAGTCGGCGCTGCGCTTCGGCGAGGCGGCGCTGCGCGCACTCGGCGTGGAGGCCGAAGAGGCGGCCGAGACCGCCGCCGAGGTCCGCCGCCGCGACGCGGAGCGCTTCGAGCTGGAAGTGGCCGCCGGCGACGTCCGTGCCGGCCGGTCGATGATGCTCGGCAATGCACCGCGGCCGGTGCCGACGCCGTTCACCGCGCCGCGCCGCGAGGCCCGGCCGCTGACCGCCGAGACCGCCGCGGTGACGCGCGAGACGGCGGAAGAGGCGCAATGA
- a CDS encoding DUF924 family protein, with amino-acid sequence MSRGSTAATATSADVVGFWRDAGPERWFEKDAAFDAAFGARFGDAHFAAARREFDGWKATADGVLALLILLDQFPRNVFRGCAHMYATDPLARQVAGHGIAQGLDRAIDAELRLFCYLPFAHSEDLADQDRSVALMRTLGAEPLAHAEGHRDIVRRFGRFPHRNALLARTTTPEEQVFLDAGGFAG; translated from the coding sequence ATGAGCCGCGGCTCGACCGCCGCGACGGCCACGAGCGCCGACGTCGTCGGCTTCTGGCGCGATGCGGGGCCGGAACGCTGGTTCGAGAAGGACGCCGCGTTCGACGCGGCCTTCGGCGCGCGCTTCGGCGATGCGCATTTCGCGGCGGCGCGGCGCGAGTTCGACGGCTGGAAGGCCACGGCCGACGGCGTGCTCGCGCTGCTGATCCTGCTCGACCAGTTTCCGCGCAACGTGTTCCGCGGCTGCGCGCACATGTATGCGACCGATCCGTTGGCGCGGCAGGTGGCCGGCCACGGCATCGCGCAGGGCCTGGACCGGGCGATCGACGCCGAGCTGCGCCTGTTCTGCTACCTGCCGTTCGCGCATTCGGAAGACCTGGCCGACCAGGATCGCTCGGTGGCGCTGATGCGCACGCTCGGCGCCGAGCCGCTGGCACACGCCGAAGGCCACCGCGACATCGTCCGCCGCTTCGGCCGGTTCCCGCACCGCAACGCGCTGCTGGCGCGGACCACGACGCCCGAGGAGCAGGTCTTCCTCGACGCGGGCGGCTTCGCCGGCTGA
- a CDS encoding GNAT family N-acetyltransferase, which yields MPPPDHYHLRYAVPDVATYRHLRAAAGLSPKSAEAAAAGLAGSLFAVQVVHGEDVVGMGRVIGDGGCFYQVVDIAVLPAHQGRGLGRRIVQAIADFIDREVPASAYVSLFADGTAQHLYARFGFAVTAPASIGMARVKAASPAAP from the coding sequence ATGCCCCCGCCCGATCACTACCACCTCCGGTACGCCGTTCCCGACGTCGCGACCTACCGCCATCTGCGTGCGGCCGCGGGCCTCAGCCCCAAGTCCGCCGAGGCGGCCGCGGCCGGCCTCGCGGGCAGCCTGTTCGCGGTCCAGGTCGTCCACGGCGAGGACGTCGTCGGCATGGGTCGCGTCATCGGCGACGGTGGCTGCTTCTACCAGGTGGTGGACATCGCCGTGCTGCCGGCCCACCAGGGACGCGGCCTCGGCAGGCGCATCGTGCAGGCGATCGCGGACTTCATCGATCGGGAAGTGCCCGCCAGCGCGTACGTCAGCCTGTTCGCCGACGGCACGGCGCAGCACCTCTACGCCCGCTTCGGGTTCGCGGTGACGGCGCCGGCCTCGATCGGCATGGCCCGCGTGAAGGCGGCATCGCCGGCAGCCCCGTAG
- a CDS encoding response regulator gives MSPTDATPPAFDSAPPPRVLVIDDEPQIRRFLDISLRAQRYRVLLAATGAEGLALLASQGAELVVLDLGLPDRDGQDVLRDLRQWSAVPVIVLTVRADEAGKVAALDAGANDYVTKPFGIQELMARIRVLLRGHASGGGPVPVFDDGRLRIDLAHRDVRLDGTALALSRKEFALLALLVGHAGRVVTQPQLLRELWGPTHQDDTHYLRILVGKLRAKLGDDASAPRYIATEPGVGLRFVGG, from the coding sequence GTGAGCCCGACTGACGCCACGCCGCCTGCCTTCGACTCGGCACCGCCGCCGCGCGTGCTGGTGATCGACGACGAGCCGCAGATCCGCCGCTTCCTCGACATCAGCCTGCGTGCGCAGCGCTATCGCGTGCTGCTGGCGGCGACCGGCGCCGAAGGCCTGGCGCTGCTGGCCAGCCAGGGCGCGGAGCTGGTCGTGCTCGACCTCGGCCTGCCCGACCGCGACGGCCAGGACGTCCTGCGCGACCTGCGCCAGTGGTCGGCGGTGCCGGTGATCGTGCTGACCGTGCGCGCCGACGAAGCCGGCAAGGTCGCCGCGCTCGACGCCGGCGCCAACGACTACGTGACCAAGCCGTTCGGCATCCAGGAGCTGATGGCGCGCATCCGCGTACTGCTGCGCGGCCACGCCAGCGGCGGCGGCCCGGTGCCGGTGTTCGACGACGGCCGCCTGCGCATCGACCTGGCGCACCGCGACGTGCGCCTGGACGGCACCGCGCTCGCCCTCAGCCGCAAGGAATTCGCGCTGCTGGCGCTGCTGGTCGGCCACGCCGGCCGCGTCGTCACGCAGCCGCAGCTGCTGCGCGAGCTGTGGGGCCCGACACACCAGGACGACACGCACTACCTGCGCATCCTGGTCGGCAAGCTGCGCGCCAAGCTCGGCGACGACGCCAGTGCGCCACGCTACATCGCCACCGAGCCGGGCGTGGGCCTGCGCTTCGTCGGCGGCTGA